In Candidatus Zixiibacteriota bacterium, the genomic window TTTTTTCAACGCCTCTGCCGGTTTTCCGGCTTTTAGCGCCGTCTCCCCTTTTGAGTAATCGACCTTACCCGGCTCCCCGGATTTCGAACAAGTGATGAAAAGGAGAGAAAGTATCGAGAGGACAATAAGCAAGAATCTGGTCATTTAAGTATCCTCAAAAATGTGTTTGCATTCCAAAACTAGGGCGTAAGATAACATGGATTAAGTGCTTTAGCAAATGTTATGCTGAATTTCAAAATAGATTTGTTTTAATTATTCCGTATCGTATATTATATGTGAGATGGATAGGTTAAGTTCGATAAACCTTTTCAAGAAATATAGAAAGAGGGCCGTTGTTGATGGCGTCTCTATCACGGTCAATCCGGGTGAGATTGTCGGCCTTCTGGGACCCAATGGAGCCGGCAAAACGACCACTTTCCATATGATAATAGGATTTATTTCCCCCAATTCGGGCCAGGTATTTATCGGAGATAAAGACATTACCAATTTCCCCATGTATAAGCGAGCCGGTATGGGAATCGGATACCTGGCACAGGAGCCATCCGTCTTCAGGAAACTGACCGTGGAGGATAATATCAAGGCGATTCTCCAGATGCAGCCGATGTCCCGCAAAAAACAGGCGGAGAGGCTGGAATTCCTGCTTAAAGAGCTCGATATCAGCCACCTTCGCAAGAGAAAAGCCTACTCTCTTTCAGGAGGTGAAAGACGCCGAGTGGAAATTACGCGAACTCTGGTCACCGAGCCGCAGTTTATACTCTTGGATGAACCATTTGCCGGGATTGACCCCCTGGCGGTTGAAGATATCCAGAAGATAATTTCCCGCCTCACCAAGCAGGGGTTGGGAGTACTTATAACCGATCATAATGTACGCGAGACCCTTTCGATATGCGACCGAGCGTATATTATGTGTGACGGGAAGATTCTCAAGGCCGGGACCTCCCAATTCCTGGCCGAGGATCCGGAGGCTAGAAAGATTTACCTGGGAGAAAAATTCAGGTTGAACTGAGCCCAAAAGCTGCACATTATTTGTATAAGATATTACAAAACAACAGAATAAGAATTGGAGAGCCTAAATTAAAGGGCCG contains:
- the lptB gene encoding LPS export ABC transporter ATP-binding protein produces the protein MDRLSSINLFKKYRKRAVVDGVSITVNPGEIVGLLGPNGAGKTTTFHMIIGFISPNSGQVFIGDKDITNFPMYKRAGMGIGYLAQEPSVFRKLTVEDNIKAILQMQPMSRKKQAERLEFLLKELDISHLRKRKAYSLSGGERRRVEITRTLVTEPQFILLDEPFAGIDPLAVEDIQKIISRLTKQGLGVLITDHNVRETLSICDRAYIMCDGKILKAGTSQFLAEDPEARKIYLGEKFRLN